From Mycolicibacterium nivoides, a single genomic window includes:
- a CDS encoding cytochrome P450, with protein sequence MSIGLWTRWMALHAVPKAFMSFQGRTGNPMGALISSHGKGIDPYPLMEQIRRRGPLVKTPFVWVTVDHEVAREILRDKRFGVTPPTGMGMPKPVQKLLDRTDPKVANPVEPPAMVIVDPPAHTQYRQLVAQSFTPRAIDKLDARVAEVTAELIGRLAGASHPDLIADFAAVLPVAMIAEILGLSGESHAQLLEWGHDGAPLLDVGIPWRTYRRGIDGMRGLDGFLADLFDKVRAGAAEDNPFTKMAADHTLTDHELAANAALLIGAGFETTVNLIGNGIVLLQQHPDQLALLRDNPDLWPAAVEEILRIESPVQMTARTARCDVEMAGQLLPAGTMVAVLLGGANRDPRVFTEPTRFDITRPNARDHLAFASGIHVCLGAALARIEGATALRALFEAYPDLRLTETPRPRGLVNLHGYVKLPALLGTRRTEPAGLVY encoded by the coding sequence ATGAGCATCGGATTGTGGACCCGCTGGATGGCGCTGCATGCCGTACCGAAGGCGTTCATGTCGTTTCAAGGCCGCACGGGCAATCCGATGGGCGCGCTCATCTCCAGCCACGGCAAAGGCATCGACCCGTATCCGCTGATGGAGCAGATCCGTCGACGCGGCCCACTGGTGAAGACCCCGTTCGTCTGGGTCACCGTCGACCACGAGGTCGCTCGGGAAATCCTGCGGGACAAGCGGTTCGGCGTCACCCCGCCGACTGGGATGGGGATGCCGAAACCGGTTCAGAAGCTGCTGGACCGGACCGACCCGAAAGTGGCCAATCCGGTGGAGCCGCCGGCGATGGTCATCGTCGACCCGCCGGCGCACACGCAATACCGGCAGCTGGTGGCGCAGAGTTTCACCCCGCGCGCGATCGACAAGCTCGACGCCAGGGTGGCCGAGGTGACCGCGGAACTCATCGGTCGGCTCGCCGGCGCGTCCCACCCCGATCTGATCGCGGACTTCGCCGCCGTCCTTCCGGTCGCCATGATCGCCGAGATCCTCGGGCTGTCCGGCGAATCCCATGCGCAACTGCTCGAGTGGGGTCACGACGGGGCGCCGCTGCTCGATGTCGGGATCCCGTGGCGGACCTACCGTCGTGGCATCGACGGGATGCGTGGTCTCGACGGATTCCTCGCCGACCTTTTCGACAAGGTCCGCGCCGGAGCCGCGGAGGACAACCCGTTCACCAAGATGGCCGCCGACCACACGCTGACCGACCACGAACTCGCCGCCAACGCAGCGCTTCTCATCGGCGCCGGCTTCGAAACCACCGTCAACCTCATCGGCAACGGGATCGTGCTGCTGCAGCAGCACCCCGATCAACTCGCCCTGCTGCGCGACAACCCGGACCTGTGGCCCGCCGCGGTCGAAGAGATCCTGCGCATCGAAAGCCCGGTGCAGATGACCGCGCGCACCGCGCGGTGCGACGTCGAGATGGCCGGGCAGCTGCTGCCCGCCGGAACCATGGTCGCGGTTCTGTTGGGCGGCGCCAACCGGGATCCGCGGGTATTCACCGAGCCGACGCGCTTCGACATCACCCGCCCCAACGCCCGTGACCACCTGGCCTTTGCGTCGGGCATCCACGTCTGCCTGGGCGCCGCGCTGGCCCGCATCGAAGGCGCCACCGCCCTGCGTGCGCTGTTCGAGGCCTACCCCGACCTGCGACTGACCGAGACTCCCCGCCCGAGAGGGCTGGTCAATCTGCACGGATATGTGAAGCTGCCGGCCCTGCTGGGGACCAGGCGCACGGAGCCGGCCGGTCTGGTCTACTGA
- a CDS encoding ABC transporter ATP-binding protein produces the protein MSSSSSDASGALKIRNVAHRYGRGSEEVTALGPVDLDVEPGSFLVLVGASGCGKSTLLRLIAGFETPSEGEVEVSGSRPTPGVTSGVVFQQPRLFPWRTVGGNVDLALKYANVPRERRAERREELLERVGLEGTAKRRIWEISGGQQQRVAIARALAAETPLFLLDEPFAALDALTRERLQEDVRQVSAESGRTTVFVTHSADEAAFLGSRIVVLTRRPGKIALDLPVELPRAGVDAHELRRSPEYLKLRTDVSEAVKLAAA, from the coding sequence ATGTCATCGTCAAGTAGTGACGCCTCCGGCGCGCTGAAGATCCGCAACGTCGCCCATCGTTATGGGCGCGGCTCTGAGGAGGTGACCGCGCTCGGCCCGGTGGATCTCGACGTCGAACCCGGCTCGTTCCTGGTCCTGGTGGGGGCATCGGGGTGCGGCAAGAGCACACTGCTGCGTCTGATCGCCGGCTTCGAGACCCCGTCCGAGGGCGAGGTCGAGGTGTCCGGTTCCCGCCCGACGCCCGGGGTCACCTCGGGCGTGGTCTTCCAGCAGCCGCGGCTGTTTCCCTGGCGCACCGTCGGCGGCAACGTGGACCTGGCGCTCAAGTACGCCAACGTGCCTCGTGAGCGGCGGGCCGAGAGGCGCGAGGAACTGCTGGAGCGCGTGGGCCTGGAAGGCACTGCCAAACGCAGGATCTGGGAGATCAGCGGCGGGCAGCAGCAGCGCGTCGCGATCGCGCGGGCGCTGGCCGCCGAGACCCCGCTGTTCCTGTTGGACGAGCCGTTCGCGGCGTTGGATGCGCTCACCCGTGAACGGCTGCAGGAGGATGTCCGCCAGGTGAGTGCGGAGTCCGGCCGCACAACGGTTTTCGTGACGCACAGTGCCGACGAGGCCGCGTTCCTGGGGTCACGGATCGTGGTGCTGACCCGGCGGCCCGGGAAGATCGCCCTGGACCTGCCGGTGGAACTGCCGCGTGCCGGTGTCGACGCGCACGAACTGCGCCGCTCGCCGGAGTACTTGAAGTTGCGGACGGATGTGAGTGAGGCCGTGAAGCTCGCCGCGGCGTAG
- a CDS encoding ABC transporter permease — translation MSVFVDIVPSEAEAGPPRPVAPSNRWRTLLTRSALPLLSVVVFFAVWQAVAWAEIWNQTFVPYPSTVWRAFVDVSTTHDGARGYAGYLLYEHLYMTLRRVLAGVVIGVVVGVALGLLMGSVGWLRSVLEPWLTFLRALPPLAYFFLLVIWLGIDEAPKITLLALAALPPAAVATTAAVVAAPVGLQEAARALGASRAQVIRDVVVPSALPETFTGIRLAVGMAYSSVVAAELFNGIPGIGGLVKDASNYNNTPVVLVGIFAIGISGLVIDGGLRAVERRAVPWRGKI, via the coding sequence GTGTCTGTGTTCGTCGACATCGTTCCCAGCGAGGCCGAAGCCGGCCCGCCACGTCCCGTTGCGCCGTCGAACCGCTGGCGCACCCTGCTGACCAGGTCCGCATTGCCGCTGCTGTCGGTCGTGGTGTTCTTCGCGGTATGGCAGGCCGTTGCCTGGGCCGAGATTTGGAATCAGACGTTCGTTCCCTATCCGTCGACGGTCTGGCGCGCGTTCGTCGACGTATCCACCACGCATGACGGGGCCCGCGGCTACGCGGGGTATCTGCTCTACGAACACCTCTACATGACGCTGCGCCGTGTCCTGGCCGGTGTGGTCATCGGCGTGGTCGTCGGCGTCGCACTCGGCCTGCTCATGGGTTCGGTCGGATGGCTGCGCAGCGTGCTCGAGCCGTGGCTGACGTTCCTGCGTGCCCTGCCGCCGCTGGCGTACTTCTTCCTGCTGGTGATCTGGCTGGGCATCGACGAGGCGCCCAAGATCACGCTGCTTGCGCTGGCGGCCCTGCCGCCGGCCGCCGTGGCCACCACCGCGGCCGTCGTCGCCGCACCCGTCGGACTGCAGGAGGCGGCCCGGGCGCTGGGGGCCAGTCGGGCGCAGGTCATCCGTGACGTCGTGGTGCCCTCGGCGCTGCCGGAGACCTTCACCGGAATCCGGCTGGCGGTCGGCATGGCGTATTCGTCGGTGGTGGCCGCCGAACTGTTCAACGGCATCCCCGGCATCGGCGGATTGGTCAAGGACGCAAGCAATTACAACAACACACCGGTCGTATTGGTGGGGATCTTCGCCATCGGGATCTCCGGCCTGGTGATCGATGGAGGCTTGCGTGCCGTGGAGCGGCGCGCTGTTCCCTGGAGAGGAAAAATATGA
- a CDS encoding glycine betaine ABC transporter substrate-binding protein encodes MRIKALFAASVAVAAATFGLSACAVDHSGGSSEKPTIRLGYQSFPSGDLIVKNNKWLEEALPDYNIKWTKFDSGADVNTAFIAKELDFGALGSSPVARGLSAPLNIPYKVAFVLDVAGDNEALVARDGAGVNSIADLRGKRIATPFASTAHYSLLAALAQNGLSPSDVQLIDLQPQAILAAWERGDIAAAYSWLPTLDQLRKTGKDLITSRQLAKDGKPTLDLAAVSDEFSTAHPEVVDIWRKQQARALNVIKDDPQAAAKAIAAEVGLSPEDVAGQLKQGVYLTPAEVASPEWLGSDGAPGNIAANLQSASQFLADQKQIPEAAPLQTFKDAIYTKGLPDVIVK; translated from the coding sequence ATGAGAATCAAGGCGCTGTTCGCCGCGTCGGTGGCAGTGGCCGCCGCGACGTTCGGGCTGTCGGCCTGCGCGGTCGACCACTCCGGGGGAAGCTCCGAGAAGCCCACCATTCGCCTTGGCTACCAGTCCTTTCCGAGTGGGGACCTGATCGTCAAGAACAACAAGTGGCTCGAAGAGGCGCTGCCCGACTACAACATCAAGTGGACCAAGTTCGATTCCGGGGCCGACGTCAACACCGCGTTCATCGCCAAGGAACTGGACTTCGGTGCGCTGGGCTCGAGTCCGGTGGCCCGCGGTTTGTCGGCCCCGCTGAACATTCCGTACAAGGTGGCGTTCGTGCTCGACGTGGCCGGTGACAACGAGGCCCTGGTGGCCCGTGACGGCGCCGGCGTCAACTCGATCGCCGACCTGCGGGGCAAGCGGATCGCCACCCCGTTCGCGTCCACCGCGCACTACAGCCTGCTGGCCGCGCTGGCTCAGAATGGGCTGTCTCCCAGTGATGTTCAGCTGATCGACCTGCAGCCGCAGGCCATTCTCGCGGCCTGGGAGCGCGGCGACATCGCCGCGGCCTACAGCTGGCTGCCCACGCTGGACCAACTCCGTAAGACCGGCAAGGATCTGATCACCAGCCGGCAGTTGGCCAAGGACGGCAAGCCCACGCTGGATCTTGCCGCGGTGTCCGACGAGTTCTCCACCGCGCATCCAGAGGTGGTCGACATCTGGCGCAAGCAGCAGGCCCGCGCGCTGAACGTCATCAAAGATGACCCGCAGGCCGCGGCCAAGGCGATCGCGGCCGAGGTCGGGCTCAGCCCGGAAGATGTTGCCGGGCAACTGAAGCAGGGTGTCTACCTGACGCCTGCTGAGGTGGCCTCCCCCGAGTGGCTGGGTAGTGACGGCGCACCGGGCAACATCGCCGCCAATCTGCAGAGCGCGTCGCAGTTCCTGGCCGATCAGAAGCAGATCCCCGAGGCCGCGCCGCTGCAGACCTTCAAGGACGCGATCTATACGAAGGGGTTGCCGGATGTCATCGTCAAGTAG
- a CDS encoding oleate hydratase — protein sequence MYYSSGNYEAFARPRKPEGVEDKTAWFVGAGLASMSSAVFMIRDGQLPGDKITILERLKLPGGALDGIKEPEKGFVIRGGREMEDHMECLWDLFRTIPSLEIEGASVLDEFYWLNKDDPNYSLCRATENRGQDTHTDNKFGLNAKAQKDIVKVFLATREELENKRINEVFGKDFLDSNFWLYWRTMFAFEEWHSALEMKLYIHRFIHHIKGLPDLSALKFTKYNQYESLVLPMYRWLLDQGVTFHFDTEVTDIDFDITADRKQATRIHWIKDGEPGGVDLGPNDLVLTTIGSLTENSDDGNHHTAAKLNTGPAPAWDLWRRIAAKDPSFGRPDVFGAHIPETKWESATVTTLDHRIPEYIQKICKRDPFSGKVVTGGIVTARDSKWLMSWTVNRQPHFKQQPSDQIVVWVYGLFVDTPGDYVKKSLSECTGEEITQEWLYHLGVPEADIPELAADAAKTVPVMMPYVTAFFMPRQAGDRPAVVPEGAVNFAFIGQFAETTRDCIFTTEYSVRTGMEAAYQLLGIERGVPEVFNSTYDVRKLIAGTVHLRDGKEVDLPVPEIIRKRVIGKVTDNEIGELLAEYGLIAGNG from the coding sequence ATGTATTACAGCAGTGGTAATTACGAAGCATTTGCACGTCCCCGCAAACCCGAGGGCGTAGAAGACAAGACCGCCTGGTTCGTGGGCGCCGGCCTGGCGTCGATGTCGTCGGCGGTGTTCATGATCCGCGACGGTCAACTCCCCGGCGACAAGATCACCATCCTGGAGCGGCTGAAGCTGCCCGGCGGCGCGCTGGACGGCATCAAGGAACCCGAGAAGGGCTTCGTGATCCGCGGCGGGCGTGAGATGGAAGACCACATGGAATGCCTGTGGGACCTGTTCCGGACCATTCCCTCGCTCGAGATCGAGGGCGCCAGCGTGCTCGACGAGTTCTACTGGCTCAACAAGGACGACCCCAACTACAGCCTGTGCCGGGCCACCGAGAACCGCGGCCAGGACACCCACACCGACAACAAGTTCGGGCTCAACGCCAAGGCGCAGAAGGACATCGTCAAGGTGTTCCTCGCGACACGCGAAGAGCTGGAGAACAAGCGCATCAACGAGGTCTTCGGGAAAGACTTCCTGGACAGCAACTTCTGGCTGTACTGGCGCACCATGTTCGCGTTCGAAGAGTGGCACAGCGCGCTGGAGATGAAGCTGTACATCCACCGCTTCATCCACCACATCAAGGGCCTGCCGGATCTGTCGGCGCTGAAGTTCACGAAATACAACCAGTACGAGTCGCTCGTGCTGCCGATGTACAGATGGCTCCTGGATCAGGGGGTGACCTTCCACTTCGACACCGAGGTCACCGACATCGACTTCGACATCACCGCGGATCGCAAGCAGGCCACCAGGATCCACTGGATCAAGGACGGTGAGCCGGGTGGTGTCGACCTCGGCCCGAACGACCTGGTGCTCACCACCATCGGCTCACTGACCGAGAACTCCGACGACGGCAACCACCACACTGCCGCCAAGCTCAACACCGGTCCCGCGCCCGCCTGGGATCTGTGGCGCCGCATCGCGGCGAAGGATCCGTCGTTCGGGCGCCCCGACGTCTTCGGCGCCCACATCCCCGAGACGAAGTGGGAATCGGCCACCGTGACCACCCTGGATCACCGCATCCCCGAGTACATCCAGAAGATCTGCAAGCGGGATCCGTTCTCCGGCAAGGTGGTTACCGGTGGCATCGTGACGGCTCGGGACTCGAAGTGGCTGATGAGCTGGACCGTCAACCGGCAGCCGCATTTCAAGCAGCAGCCCTCCGACCAGATCGTGGTCTGGGTGTACGGGTTGTTCGTCGACACCCCGGGCGATTACGTGAAGAAGTCGCTCAGCGAGTGCACCGGCGAGGAGATCACCCAGGAGTGGCTGTACCACCTGGGTGTGCCGGAAGCCGACATCCCCGAACTGGCCGCCGATGCCGCCAAGACCGTGCCCGTGATGATGCCGTACGTGACGGCGTTCTTCATGCCACGGCAAGCAGGCGATCGTCCCGCCGTCGTCCCGGAGGGCGCGGTGAACTTCGCGTTCATCGGTCAATTCGCCGAGACCACCCGCGACTGCATCTTCACCACCGAGTACTCGGTGCGGACCGGGATGGAGGCGGCCTATCAGCTGCTGGGTATCGAGCGCGGGGTGCCCGAGGTGTTCAACTCCACCTACGACGTCCGCAAACTGATCGCCGGAACGGTGCATCTGCGCGACGGCAAAGAGGTCGACCTGCCCGTCCCGGAGATCATCCGCAAGCGCGTGATCGGCAAGGTCACCGACAACGAGATCGGTGAACTGCTGGCCGAGTACGGGTTGATCGCCGGCAACGGCTGA
- a CDS encoding TetR/AcrR family transcriptional regulator, whose protein sequence is MTSTRTADFVRRLAEPDPAVLARVREPDPISTRILSATLQQAELVGIRRTTMEDVARRSGVGRATLYRRFPTKDALIDALVLSEARRYLEGSAQARAHAETLEDRLVYGTVFTVTFLRDHALLKKLLRTEPETILPSLTVDAGAIIDFATEYSAAQLRTDLYGTTETTPAQERHIRTVAELHTRLTLSFIVTPHTGIKLTSLQDTRDYVRTYLLPMVAAS, encoded by the coding sequence GTGACTTCCACGCGAACAGCGGACTTCGTGCGGCGCCTCGCCGAACCGGATCCCGCGGTGCTGGCCCGCGTGCGCGAGCCCGACCCGATCAGCACCCGGATCCTGTCCGCGACGCTCCAGCAGGCGGAACTGGTCGGAATCCGGCGTACGACGATGGAGGACGTGGCCCGCCGCAGCGGTGTCGGCCGCGCCACGCTCTACCGGCGGTTTCCGACCAAGGACGCCCTCATCGACGCCCTCGTGCTGTCCGAGGCTCGCCGCTACCTGGAGGGCAGCGCGCAGGCCCGGGCCCACGCCGAAACCCTGGAAGACCGACTCGTCTATGGCACCGTCTTCACGGTGACCTTCCTGCGGGACCACGCCCTGCTCAAGAAGCTCCTGCGCACCGAACCCGAGACGATCCTGCCCAGCCTCACCGTCGATGCCGGGGCCATCATCGATTTCGCCACGGAGTACTCGGCCGCACAGCTGCGCACCGACCTGTACGGGACGACCGAAACCACTCCGGCACAGGAACGCCACATCCGCACCGTCGCCGAGCTGCACACCCGACTTACGTTGTCGTTCATCGTCACTCCGCACACCGGCATCAAACTGACCAGCCTGCAAGACACCCGCGACTACGTGCGCACCTACCTGCTGCCGATGGTGGCCGCCTCGTGA
- a CDS encoding 3-hydroxyacyl-CoA dehydrogenase, whose translation MTDSIKTVTVLGTGVLGSQIAFQSAFKGFTVTAYDINDKVLETAKDRFQKLAETYANEVPDARDGKAQEALNRLTLTSDLAAAVADADLVIEAIPEILDLKRETYQKLGELAPAKTIFATNSSTLLPSDLKDSTGRPDKFLALHFANRVWQFNTAEIMGTTDTDPAVFAEVVEFAKAIGMVPIELHKEKAGYVLNSLLVPFLNAAAELAAGGYADPSAVDDTWRIATGAPVGPFQIYDIIGLTTPYNIMANGDAEDQKLAAWLKENYIDKGKLGLATGEGFYKYN comes from the coding sequence GTGACCGACTCCATCAAGACGGTGACCGTGCTCGGCACCGGAGTGCTCGGTTCCCAGATCGCGTTCCAGTCCGCGTTCAAGGGCTTCACCGTCACGGCCTACGACATCAACGACAAGGTTCTCGAGACGGCCAAGGACCGCTTCCAGAAGCTGGCCGAAACCTACGCCAACGAGGTACCCGATGCCCGTGACGGCAAGGCCCAGGAAGCACTGAACCGGCTCACACTCACCTCCGATCTCGCCGCGGCCGTGGCCGACGCCGACCTGGTCATCGAGGCGATCCCCGAGATCCTCGATCTCAAGCGGGAGACCTACCAGAAGCTCGGTGAACTCGCGCCGGCCAAGACGATCTTCGCCACCAATTCCTCGACACTGCTGCCCAGTGACCTCAAGGATTCCACCGGCCGGCCCGACAAGTTTCTGGCGCTGCACTTCGCAAACCGTGTGTGGCAGTTCAACACCGCCGAGATCATGGGGACCACCGACACCGACCCGGCTGTTTTCGCCGAGGTGGTCGAGTTCGCCAAGGCCATCGGCATGGTGCCCATCGAACTGCACAAGGAGAAGGCCGGCTACGTCCTCAACTCCCTCCTGGTGCCGTTCCTCAACGCCGCCGCCGAACTGGCCGCCGGCGGCTACGCCGACCCCAGCGCCGTCGACGACACCTGGCGGATCGCCACCGGCGCACCCGTCGGCCCGTTCCAGATCTACGACATCATCGGCCTGACCACGCCGTACAACATCATGGCCAACGGCGATGCCGAGGATCAGAAGCTCGCCGCATGGCTCAAAGAGAACTACATCGACAAAGGCAAGCTGGGCCTCGCCACCGGCGAGGGCTTCTACAAGTACAACTGA
- a CDS encoding DUF3159 domain-containing protein, whose translation MTDSPLDGLMARVGGVSGMVYSALPVTVYATVSALSGRVPAIIAALATAAVVLGWQLLRRESVRPAVWGFVGVAGCALLALVTGQAKDFYLPGIWMSLASAIVMTASIFVRRPLVGVIWAWATGRDGTWRQVPGVRRVFNIVTAVLAAVSWSRFLVQNYLYDTGQDSLLAVARLAMGWPLFVVTTTLVLLSARYAIRALARSAT comes from the coding sequence ATGACGGATTCCCCACTCGACGGACTGATGGCGCGCGTCGGCGGTGTCAGCGGCATGGTCTACTCGGCGCTGCCGGTGACCGTGTACGCGACGGTCTCGGCTCTCTCGGGGCGGGTGCCCGCGATCATCGCCGCGCTGGCGACGGCGGCCGTCGTGCTCGGCTGGCAACTGCTGCGCCGCGAATCGGTCCGGCCCGCGGTGTGGGGATTCGTCGGGGTGGCGGGCTGCGCGCTGCTGGCCCTGGTGACCGGCCAGGCCAAGGACTTCTATCTCCCGGGGATCTGGATGTCCCTGGCCTCGGCCATCGTCATGACCGCCTCGATCTTCGTCAGGCGCCCGCTCGTCGGCGTCATCTGGGCCTGGGCGACGGGCCGCGACGGCACCTGGCGACAGGTTCCCGGGGTGCGGCGGGTCTTCAACATCGTCACCGCGGTCCTGGCAGCCGTGTCCTGGTCGCGGTTCCTCGTGCAGAACTACCTCTACGACACGGGTCAGGACAGCCTGCTCGCGGTGGCGCGGCTGGCGATGGGCTGGCCATTGTTCGTCGTCACCACCACGCTGGTCCTGCTCAGCGCCCGGTACGCGATCCGGGCGCTGGCCCGCTCAGCGACCTGA
- a CDS encoding TetR/AcrR family transcriptional regulator: MSTLISEVNTMPEATRQRTGRSTGRRTRNMHDKQQRIFAAARSLFEAHGFEAVTVAQIADTADVAAGTLFRYASSKAELLLMVYNDQFRQAIETGMRNAADIDDPSAAVFAMVAPVITEAARQPDNATAYQRELLFGAPTERFRAEGLAHVKRLEDAIAARLTHCRAADPATDTELQANADRAARSVFAALHLLVVQPSTGMKWGADGAHELLQQINQIVLGFLASTTPREGETS, from the coding sequence ATGAGCACACTCATTAGCGAGGTGAACACGATGCCCGAGGCGACCCGACAGCGGACCGGGCGGTCGACAGGCCGACGGACCCGCAACATGCACGACAAGCAACAGCGGATCTTCGCCGCAGCGCGTTCACTCTTCGAGGCGCACGGGTTCGAGGCGGTCACCGTGGCTCAGATCGCCGACACCGCCGATGTCGCCGCCGGCACCTTGTTCAGGTACGCGTCATCGAAAGCCGAGCTCCTGCTGATGGTCTACAACGACCAGTTCCGGCAGGCGATCGAGACCGGTATGCGCAACGCGGCCGATATCGACGATCCGAGCGCCGCTGTGTTCGCGATGGTGGCACCCGTCATCACCGAGGCCGCACGTCAGCCGGACAACGCGACGGCTTACCAACGCGAATTGCTGTTCGGCGCCCCCACCGAGCGTTTCCGCGCCGAAGGCCTCGCGCACGTCAAAAGGCTCGAAGATGCGATCGCCGCCCGCCTGACGCACTGCCGTGCAGCGGATCCGGCCACCGACACCGAGTTGCAGGCCAACGCCGACCGCGCCGCCAGAAGCGTCTTCGCGGCCCTGCATCTGCTGGTGGTCCAGCCGTCGACCGGCATGAAGTGGGGCGCCGACGGTGCTCACGAACTGCTCCAGCAGATCAACCAGATCGTGCTGGGGTTCCTGGCATCCACAACACCACGAGAAGGAGAAACATCGTGA
- a CDS encoding alpha/beta fold hydrolase, with amino-acid sequence MTVHHRYATVDGQRLFYREAGAPDAPAIVLLHGFPTSSYMFRDLIPRLAERYHVIAPDHLGYGHSDAPATDEFDYTFDALADLTDGLLNQLGVSRYAIYVQDYGAPIGWRLALRHPEAITAIVSQNGNGYDEGFVESFWTGVWAYQREQTPETEAGVRTALSVDGIKWQYLTGVSDESLVNPDTWVHDAAMVARPGNDLVQLKLFRDYATNAPLYPALHEYLRTSAVPVLAVWGKGDPIFGPDGARAFGKDAVDAEIHLLDGGHFLLETHLDEVASLIDGFLQRRA; translated from the coding sequence ATGACGGTTCACCATCGCTACGCCACCGTCGACGGTCAGCGGCTGTTCTACCGCGAGGCAGGTGCGCCGGACGCACCGGCGATCGTGCTACTGCACGGCTTCCCGACGAGCTCGTACATGTTCCGCGACCTCATCCCCCGGTTGGCCGAGCGCTACCACGTCATCGCACCCGATCACCTGGGCTACGGACACTCCGATGCACCGGCGACCGACGAGTTCGACTACACCTTCGACGCGCTGGCCGACCTGACCGACGGCCTGCTGAACCAACTCGGGGTGTCGCGTTACGCGATCTACGTCCAGGACTACGGCGCCCCGATCGGCTGGCGACTGGCACTGCGGCATCCGGAAGCCATCACCGCGATCGTTAGCCAGAACGGCAACGGCTATGACGAGGGCTTCGTCGAGAGCTTCTGGACCGGGGTGTGGGCCTACCAGCGCGAGCAGACCCCCGAGACCGAGGCGGGAGTTCGGACCGCATTGAGCGTCGACGGCATCAAATGGCAGTACCTGACCGGGGTTTCCGACGAGAGCCTGGTCAACCCCGACACCTGGGTGCACGACGCGGCGATGGTGGCCCGGCCCGGTAATGATCTGGTGCAGCTCAAGCTGTTCCGGGACTACGCGACCAATGCCCCGTTGTACCCGGCGCTGCACGAGTACCTGCGCACCAGTGCGGTTCCCGTACTTGCCGTCTGGGGCAAGGGCGATCCCATCTTCGGCCCCGACGGTGCCCGGGCCTTCGGCAAGGACGCGGTCGACGCCGAGATCCACCTGCTCGACGGCGGGCACTTCCTGCTGGAGACCCATCTCGACGAGGTCGCGAGCCTGATCGACGGGTTCCTGCAACGACGAGCCTGA
- a CDS encoding magnesium transporter CorA family protein: MRQVQGRVWRNGQPVDGGFKFTDISDCLTDEDTLVWADIYDPDHEALRELATELGLNMWAVEDAVAPKERTKTSVYHTHTFFTVYAVDTREPEPDATPDTSLLIKHRISAFVLPRGLITVRLPSYNGEATEFDISKVSRRFDDLGGQRYGVGSLVHALLDVVVDGHFEAVEALDDAIEGLEDELFADGGPRRGLQRRTFQLRKDLVELRRVVLPMREVVSTIQHRRMDSSTSPDLDPLYADLYDHVLRASEWTESLRDMVTTVFETNLSLQDARLNTVMKKLSGWAAIIAVPTAITGFYGQNVLYPGINTAVGFIASSILIVVLVVLLYVMFKRRDWL; the protein is encoded by the coding sequence GTGAGGCAGGTGCAGGGACGAGTGTGGCGCAACGGACAGCCGGTCGACGGCGGCTTCAAGTTCACGGACATCTCGGACTGCCTGACCGACGAGGACACCCTGGTGTGGGCCGACATCTACGACCCCGACCACGAGGCACTTCGCGAACTGGCCACCGAGCTCGGGCTCAACATGTGGGCGGTCGAGGACGCCGTCGCACCCAAGGAACGCACGAAAACCTCGGTGTACCACACCCATACGTTCTTCACGGTGTACGCCGTGGACACCCGGGAGCCGGAGCCGGACGCCACCCCCGACACGTCACTGTTGATCAAACATCGCATCTCGGCCTTCGTCCTGCCGCGGGGCCTGATCACCGTCCGACTGCCGAGCTACAACGGTGAGGCCACCGAGTTCGACATCAGCAAGGTGTCGCGCCGCTTCGACGACCTCGGCGGCCAGCGGTACGGCGTCGGCTCGCTGGTCCACGCGCTGCTCGATGTCGTGGTCGACGGGCACTTCGAGGCCGTCGAGGCGCTCGACGATGCCATCGAAGGGCTCGAGGACGAGTTGTTCGCCGACGGCGGTCCACGTCGCGGCCTGCAACGGCGCACCTTCCAGCTGCGCAAGGACCTGGTCGAACTGCGCCGCGTGGTGCTGCCCATGCGCGAGGTGGTCAGCACCATCCAGCACCGCAGGATGGACTCGTCCACCTCGCCCGACCTGGACCCGCTCTACGCCGACCTGTACGACCACGTGCTGCGGGCTTCGGAGTGGACCGAATCCCTGCGCGACATGGTCACCACGGTGTTCGAGACCAACCTGTCCCTGCAGGACGCCCGGCTCAACACGGTGATGAAGAAACTCAGCGGCTGGGCCGCCATCATCGCGGTGCCGACCGCCATCACGGGTTTCTACGGCCAGAACGTGCTGTACCCCGGGATCAATACTGCAGTGGGGTTCATCGCCAGCAGCATTTTGATCGTTGTGCTGGTCGTCCTGTTGTACGTGATGTTCAAACGCCGGGACTGGTTGTGA